In Paraburkholderia sp. PGU19, a single window of DNA contains:
- a CDS encoding LysR family transcriptional regulator produces the protein MPSNKPIDMHAVQVFVAVAEEGSMSAAATRMGISQSGVSQIIRQLEDELGVVLVNRTTRPMALTPFGIALRNRGAVLSEEIANLKAQVVEAGRGIKPDLRIGLVDSFASTCGSVFTKKLLGKVSQLSIRTGLSPQQGEALLRRDLDLIVTSDPLIDANDVVRYKLFCERYFVITPKNLRTPVKSIDDLRTLINSLPIVRFNRTSQVGMQIERYLRRIEIRAPNRLELDNADALTSMVAEGIGWAITSPMCHLQGVTHAGNVATHVVENMGLERSLYLVARRDEYNVFFDDACDTAREVIETSFLPRLTALGGGIEQLVTVGRRNLYE, from the coding sequence ATGCCGTCGAACAAACCCATTGATATGCATGCTGTACAGGTCTTCGTCGCTGTCGCGGAAGAGGGAAGCATGTCTGCGGCAGCAACCAGGATGGGCATCTCGCAGTCGGGCGTATCGCAGATCATCCGGCAGCTCGAAGATGAACTCGGTGTCGTGCTGGTCAACCGCACAACGCGCCCGATGGCGCTGACGCCGTTCGGCATTGCACTGAGAAACCGGGGGGCCGTGCTAAGCGAAGAAATCGCCAATCTGAAGGCGCAGGTCGTCGAAGCAGGACGAGGCATCAAGCCCGATCTGCGCATCGGACTGGTCGATTCGTTTGCGTCTACGTGCGGTTCGGTTTTTACGAAGAAGCTGCTAGGCAAAGTGTCGCAACTGTCGATTCGTACGGGCCTGAGTCCGCAACAGGGCGAAGCGCTTCTGCGCCGCGACCTCGATCTGATCGTCACGAGCGACCCGCTGATCGACGCCAATGACGTCGTCAGGTACAAGCTCTTCTGCGAGCGGTACTTCGTCATAACGCCCAAGAACCTCAGAACGCCCGTGAAGAGCATCGACGACCTACGCACCCTGATCAACAGCTTGCCCATCGTGAGATTTAACCGGACTTCTCAGGTGGGCATGCAGATCGAACGATACCTCCGGCGCATCGAGATACGCGCACCGAACAGGCTCGAATTGGACAACGCCGATGCACTGACCTCGATGGTAGCGGAAGGAATCGGCTGGGCCATTACGTCGCCGATGTGCCATCTTCAGGGCGTGACACATGCTGGCAATGTTGCCACCCATGTCGTCGAGAACATGGGCCTGGAGCGCTCGCTGTATCTCGTCGCACGCCGTGACGAATACAACGTTTTCTTCGACGACGCGTGCGACACAGCGCGCGAAGTTATCGAAACATCGTTCCTGCCGAGACTGACAGCGCTCGGCGGGGGCATTGAACAACTTGTTACCGTTGGTAGAAGGAATCTCTATGAATAA
- a CDS encoding aspartate ammonia-lyase, giving the protein MNKLAQGEARIERDYVGEVTIPGDALYGVNTVRGVENLTVSPLTIAHYPAFRDAFAQVKWAAALANRDNEVITGEQCEAIIAACKGVIDGRFDASLVVDLMEGSGGTSTNMNFNEVIANRAQQILGHTVGTYEVVHPNDHVNGSQSTNDAYPAALKIATHAMLGTLISEVTQLAALFKGKATDFANILHLGRTCLQDGQPMRLGQLFGGYAALTERLAGELVAVRDKLRTLPLGGTAIGTGFGAPAGYRAAVYAHLQRVTGVEYQAPANSFDAMQNMDVFSRVSAELRTCAVSLAKIASDLTVLSSGPVGGLGELKLPEAQAGSSIMPGKVNPVLPMAMIQLSFAVVGNDVAVAQAVQYGELEINHFEPVVASRVFDSIALLTNGIRRFGEKCVKGVEADAARNEKHLLESMAVATALVPRIGYARVSKLARQSVAEGRSLIAILAESGVLSRDDAIAAIRKASYPVFEA; this is encoded by the coding sequence ATGAATAAGCTTGCTCAGGGCGAAGCTCGCATTGAACGTGACTATGTGGGTGAAGTGACGATTCCCGGCGACGCACTGTATGGCGTGAACACGGTTCGCGGCGTCGAGAATCTCACGGTTTCACCGTTGACCATTGCCCACTATCCCGCGTTTCGCGATGCTTTTGCGCAGGTCAAATGGGCTGCTGCATTGGCGAATCGCGACAACGAGGTCATCACGGGCGAGCAGTGCGAGGCTATCATTGCCGCGTGCAAGGGAGTGATCGACGGGCGTTTCGACGCCTCGCTCGTGGTCGACCTGATGGAAGGTTCGGGTGGCACATCGACCAATATGAACTTCAACGAGGTCATCGCGAATCGCGCACAGCAGATTCTCGGGCACACTGTTGGAACGTATGAGGTCGTTCATCCGAATGATCATGTGAACGGCTCGCAGTCGACCAACGATGCGTATCCCGCCGCCTTGAAGATCGCGACCCACGCGATGCTCGGTACGCTCATCAGCGAGGTCACGCAACTCGCGGCCCTGTTCAAGGGCAAGGCGACGGACTTCGCCAATATCCTGCATCTGGGCCGGACCTGCCTGCAGGATGGGCAGCCGATGCGTCTCGGTCAGCTTTTTGGCGGCTACGCGGCTCTGACTGAACGTCTGGCCGGAGAACTCGTCGCAGTTCGCGACAAGCTGCGCACGCTACCGCTCGGCGGCACGGCGATCGGTACGGGCTTTGGCGCACCGGCGGGTTATCGCGCAGCCGTATACGCGCATTTGCAGCGCGTCACGGGCGTGGAGTATCAGGCACCCGCCAATTCCTTCGATGCCATGCAGAACATGGATGTATTCTCTCGCGTCTCAGCTGAACTTCGCACGTGCGCGGTGTCTCTTGCAAAGATCGCTTCGGACTTGACGGTGCTGTCATCGGGTCCAGTCGGAGGACTTGGAGAGTTGAAATTACCGGAGGCGCAGGCGGGCTCTTCGATCATGCCCGGCAAGGTCAATCCGGTGCTGCCGATGGCGATGATCCAGTTGAGCTTCGCAGTCGTGGGTAACGACGTCGCTGTTGCGCAGGCCGTTCAATACGGCGAACTGGAAATCAATCACTTCGAGCCGGTTGTCGCTTCCCGTGTTTTCGACAGCATCGCGTTGCTGACCAACGGTATTCGGCGCTTTGGCGAAAAGTGTGTGAAGGGTGTCGAGGCTGACGCGGCACGCAACGAGAAGCATCTGCTGGAATCGATGGCGGTTGCGACAGCGCTAGTTCCCAGAATTGGCTATGCTCGCGTGAGCAAGCTCGCAAGACAATCAGTCGCCGAGGGTCGCTCACTGATCGCTATTCTGGCTGAGTCCGGCGTGCTTTCACGGGATGACGCGATCGCTGCGATCCGCAAGGCATCGTATCCAGTGTTCGAAGCCTGA
- a CDS encoding IS701 family transposase: protein MREDVDEFDAYLNHLALALGHADRHAGLKGYCSGLVMPLSRKSVEPMAAHIDPLHASAKHQSLHHFVAKAEWSDRAVLQRVREWVMPALGLHAAEEAGYYWIIDDTGFPKKGKHSVGVARQYCGQLGKQDNCQIAVSLSIATQRGSLPIAWQLYIPKEWIDDRERARRAGIPDELVFQTKPQIALAQLREAIASGVAPGIVLADAGYGDETAFREGITELGLLYAVGIRPVTSVWAPGTEPLPPKPWSGRGQPPKLLRRAPGHKPLAVKELAMQLPVNAWQTVTWREGSNAALSSRFAAVRVRPAHHDYWRSTVRDEEWLLIEWPDGDTEPLKYFLATAPEEATLEQLVFVTKMRWRIERDYQDLKQEFGLGHYEGRGWRGFHHHATLSIAAYGFLMAQRLRMQSGGRDKKNFLERALPALPSDYIPRGSPARSTPRS from the coding sequence ATGAGAGAAGATGTCGACGAATTTGACGCGTATCTGAATCATCTGGCGCTGGCGTTAGGGCACGCCGATCGCCATGCCGGCCTCAAGGGTTACTGTTCGGGCTTGGTAATGCCGTTGTCACGCAAGAGCGTCGAGCCGATGGCCGCGCATATTGACCCACTTCACGCGAGTGCGAAACACCAGTCACTTCACCATTTTGTGGCCAAGGCAGAATGGTCTGACCGGGCGGTCCTGCAGCGGGTACGCGAATGGGTGATGCCCGCGTTAGGCCTGCACGCTGCTGAAGAGGCTGGCTATTACTGGATTATTGACGATACGGGCTTCCCGAAGAAGGGCAAGCATTCGGTCGGCGTAGCGCGACAATACTGTGGGCAACTGGGCAAACAGGATAACTGCCAGATCGCCGTGAGCCTGTCGATCGCGACGCAACGGGGCAGTTTGCCGATTGCCTGGCAATTGTATATCCCCAAGGAATGGATTGACGACCGGGAACGTGCCCGTCGCGCTGGCATTCCCGACGAACTAGTTTTCCAGACCAAGCCACAGATTGCGCTGGCCCAGCTTCGCGAGGCCATAGCATCCGGCGTTGCGCCGGGCATCGTGCTGGCCGACGCTGGGTATGGCGACGAAACCGCATTCCGGGAGGGCATAACTGAACTGGGTTTGTTGTACGCGGTAGGGATCCGGCCGGTCACCTCTGTGTGGGCGCCAGGTACGGAGCCGCTTCCACCCAAGCCCTGGAGCGGGCGCGGTCAGCCACCGAAGTTGTTGCGCCGTGCGCCCGGCCATAAACCGCTCGCGGTGAAGGAACTGGCCATGCAATTACCCGTGAACGCCTGGCAAACCGTAACCTGGCGGGAAGGTAGCAACGCAGCACTTTCCTCACGCTTTGCCGCCGTACGGGTTCGTCCCGCACATCACGACTATTGGCGAAGTACGGTTCGCGACGAAGAATGGCTGCTTATTGAATGGCCTGATGGCGATACGGAGCCGCTCAAATACTTTCTCGCTACTGCCCCCGAGGAGGCGACACTTGAGCAGCTTGTGTTCGTGACCAAGATGCGCTGGCGCATCGAGCGCGACTATCAGGACCTGAAACAGGAGTTCGGGCTCGGTCATTATGAAGGGCGAGGCTGGCGTGGCTTTCACCACCACGCCACATTGAGTATCGCTGCGTATGGGTTTCTGATGGCTCAGCGACTGCGAATGCAATCAGGTGGACGCGATAAAAAAAACTTCCTTGAACGGGCGCTGCCTGCCCTTCCCTCGGATTACATCCCCCGGGGCAGTCCAGCGCGCTCAACGCCACGTTCCTGA